Proteins found in one Bartonella krasnovii genomic segment:
- a CDS encoding EexN family lipoprotein: MNKIILTALLFCTGLVAVGCEKNYSVEEFKKDKKLMQEWGKKCDKMGPSAFATKNCQNVMQADMELFQEHYRNLAKELRENSKKGNETEK, from the coding sequence ATGAACAAGATCATTCTAACAGCACTGTTGTTTTGCACAGGGCTTGTGGCTGTTGGTTGTGAAAAAAACTACAGTGTTGAGGAATTTAAGAAAGATAAAAAGTTGATGCAAGAATGGGGAAAGAAATGCGATAAAATGGGACCCTCTGCTTTTGCAACTAAGAATTGTCAAAATGTCATGCAAGCCGATATGGAACTTTTTCAAGAGCATTATAGAAATCTTGCAAAGGAACTTCGTGAAAATAGCAAAAAGGGGAATGAAACTGAAAAATAG